The segment ACGCCGTAATGCGACGGTTATGGATAAACTATGCCAGTTCCTCGGGATTCAGGCACTTCAGCTCATCAATGACGAACTTGCCGTCCTTGCGGATGAGAACATCATCGAACCAGATTTCGCCGCCACCGTATTCCGGACGCATGATGAGAACCAAGTCCCAGTGGATTGCGGAGACGTTTCCGTTGGGAGCGTCTTCGTAGCAGCGGCCCGGGGTAAAGTGAATGGAGCCCGCGATCTTTTCGTCGAAAAGAATGTCGCACATTGCGGAGTTCACATAGGGATTGAAACCGATGGCGAATTCGCCCACATAGCGGGCACCTTCATCCGTATTGAACAAGGCATTCAGAGCCTCGTTGGAGCCTGTTTCGCAGGAGGCATTCACGATAGCGCCGTCCTTGAATTCCAAGCGCACGTTACCGAACTGCTTGCCGTCGTAAAGGGACGGCGTATTGTACTGGATAACGCCATTGACGCTGTTGCGCACAGGAGCGGTATACACTTCCCCATCGGGAATATTCATATTGCCGCAGCAAGGCACGGCACCGATGCCCTTGATGCTGAAAGTCAGGTCGGTACCCTGGGAAACCAGGCGCACCTTGTCGGTACGGTTCATCAAGTTCACCAGATTCTGTGCAGCCTTTGCCATGCGGGGATAATCGGCAAGGCAAGCTTCGAAATAGAAGTCCTCGAAAGCCTCGGTGCTCATCTTGGCTGCCTGAGCCATGGACGGATTGGGCCAGCGAAGCACGCACCAACGAGTCTTATTCACGCGGTAGTCCAGGACAGCCTGGTTTGCGAGGCGGTGCATTCTCATCTGGGCACCCGGAACATCGCAGTTTTCCATAGCGTTTTCTGCAGCACGAATAGAAATGTAGCACTGCATCTTCTGCATTTCAGCCATAGCCAATTCTGCAGAAATCTTCATCTGTTCCTCGGAAGCAGACTTTATCTGTTCGCGACGGACACGGCCGCTGTAGTTATGGACGTAAGCGTTACCACCAGCCTTTGCAACTGCCTTCAGCAATTCCGTGGTCAGTTCATCGGGAGTGTCGGTGGTTTCAATCAAGATATTTTCGCCAGCCTTCAGAGCAATGGCATTGTTAATCAAGTTTTCAGCAAGCTTTGTAATACGAGGATCTTTCATAAGCAGGTTCCAGGTTCGAGGCTCGAGGTTCGAGCAAAGTATTGTTTACGCGTCAAATATAAAAAAGCCGACAGCAAAAAGCCGCCGGCAAAAAATTTATCAATCCATAA is part of the Fibrobacter sp. genome and harbors:
- a CDS encoding aminopeptidase, which produces MKDPRITKLAENLINNAIALKAGENILIETTDTPDELTTELLKAVAKAGGNAYVHNYSGRVRREQIKSASEEQMKISAELAMAEMQKMQCYISIRAAENAMENCDVPGAQMRMHRLANQAVLDYRVNKTRWCVLRWPNPSMAQAAKMSTEAFEDFYFEACLADYPRMAKAAQNLVNLMNRTDKVRLVSQGTDLTFSIKGIGAVPCCGNMNIPDGEVYTAPVRNSVNGVIQYNTPSLYDGKQFGNVRLEFKDGAIVNASCETGSNEALNALFNTDEGARYVGEFAIGFNPYVNSAMCDILFDEKIAGSIHFTPGRCYEDAPNGNVSAIHWDLVLIMRPEYGGGEIWFDDVLIRKDGKFVIDELKCLNPEELA